The Arachis ipaensis cultivar K30076 chromosome B05, Araip1.1, whole genome shotgun sequence nucleotide sequence CATGACAAccaaaagttttgaaattttctTAATCCAACACATGGAAACGCCAGATATGTAATCATATAATCACCGATACCACCGTGTccgtttctcttttttttttcttttaagaaaaaaTACTTCATCATGAGTTAACTTAAAGATTTAGGTGTCCAACACTAATAAATTTGCTATgtattaaattaaacaaaaaaaaaaaaacgttgaTATTGCTAATAAATAAACATATACAGTATGATAGCATATAGTGCAACACAAACATGTATCTGTTTCTGTTACTTGGTTAAGTAGTTAGATAGATGCAGCAGTAACAAGTAAGTACTTCAAGCACTTAATTAACTTGATGCATCTTCAGCTTAATAGCTTCTGAAACCATTTCAATATATGGTAATCACAGTACTAGAAACCTTAAAAAAAGAGATAGAGGAGGATAATTGTAATTACCTGAATTTAGGGTTTAGATGATGAAAGAatgaagagagaagaggaaggtgaatgaatgaatgaagatGTGATGAAGTAGCCGTTGGGAAGTAGAAGGGAGAGAAAGCGTTCAAAAGGACAAGGATCTTTCAGTTTCGTAAAACGCTTAATAGAGGGGACACGTTTACAAACCAAAAATTATGCTTCTAAcaaggatttttattttcttcttattttttattaattatttttaatgtacaACGTTAAAGATATGCGAAAAAAGAGTATACATGAAGTGATACATATCACATTTTATTACGAAGAGGACACTTACACATATTCATATTCGTAGTTGGATCAACAAATACGGCAACTCATTACACCTATAGCCCCACCGATCCCATTCTTTCGTATATTAAAATGAGGCGTTTTTAGatactagtataaaatatatattgaaatataaatatatattaaaaataaattaaattatgatATGGTCACCATTAATACGAGCTATAATTTGGTCTCATGATTGTTATTGGCAGTCACTATAATTTGTCATTTTCTGTTACTACTCGGATCttatgagctataactcggtGACATCAATACTCTTATCATAACCGACGTCTCAAACGGTATGATAAAATCGGTTACAAAATCAATCATCGCAGAAACCGACGATTGATCACCCAGAATGTAACGGACGAAGAAATATCTATAAAAAAAAGGTAAAGTATCTCTTTGAAGGACAGTTCTGAATTTAACACtatactgacttaagcattggagtgcctttgcaAGTACACTCCACCCTCTTTGTATTGCTCGTGCTCTCACACAAATAGCAAAGACAGGAAGCTCGGATTCTAAGAGACGGACGTTCAACCTTGCAACCCATAGCTCGGCCGATTCCGAGGAATTGAAGCCGATCTATTCCCAGGCAAGatcaattggcgcccaccgtggggccgagaagatcatattttttcttttggtccCATCACCTTCATTTGCATCCATGGCTGACGTGCCGCCTCCTCCACTATCTGAACTCATGCGAATGGTAGCTGAGCTACAGCAAGCCAATCAACGAATGGCCGACGAGAACCAAATAATGGCTGCCCAGATCGCCGAACTAAACCACGCTCGGATTGAGCACAACGATGCTCATCGCCAGCAGACAGAAAACGAGGAACATCAGTCCCAACCCTCTCATGTCTCGGAGACTGCTCGAGGCAAGGAGCAACAACccgaagatgaaaaagaagaggcTGACGACCTTGTAGGTCCCTTCACGGAAGAAGTGATGAACTTCGAACTGCCGAAGAGGTTTACTCTGCCGCTGACCCTTACGCCTTATGACGGACTCGGAGACCCAAAGAAGTTTCTAAAGAAATTCCGATCAATAATGATCGTCAATGGTGCATCAGATACAGTTTTATGTCATTGTTTTCCGAATTATTTAGACGgccctgcacttgattggttgtgTGCTTTGCCTGCAGGTTCCATTTCACGATTTCAGCAGTTGGCGAAGTTATTTGAAGAACATTTCGCCGGATCCGTAATATACTTGCACGATTCTGATTACTTGAATACTATCAAGCAAGGACCGAACGAAAGCTTAAAGGACTACATGACCCGCTTCACCAAGGTCGCAATCAGTATACCAGACCTCCACCCCGAGGTCCATCTACACGCAATTAAAAGCGGCCTTCGACCCGGAAAGTTCCAGGAGACAATCGCGGTAGCCAAGCCGAAGACTCTAGCAGAATTTCGCGAGAAGGCAAAGGGACAAATTGATATCGAGGAGCTCAGACAAGCTCAGAAGTCTGACAAGTCACATTTCCGAGAAGACGATAAGAGCTCAACCCCTAAGAAGAGTTTTAAACTAACACTTCGATTTGATTCTTATACGCAGTTTAACACTAAGAGAGAAGACATAATCAAAGAGATCTTGAATTCAAAACTGATCAAGCCGCCAAGAAAAGCCGGTACCTACCAAGATGCAAAGAACGTTGACAAGTCGAAGTATTGCACCTTCCACCAAAAACACGGTCACAATACTGATGACTGCGTGGTCGCCAAAGACCTTTTAGAGTGACTGGCAAGACAAGGACACCTCGACAAATACATCGGGGGTCACATACAAAAGCGCGGATCTAGCTCCACAACAACCGACCTCTCTGAACAAAACCGAGGAAAAGAGAAGGCATCTCCAAGACAATATGAAAGACCACGAGGTATAATCAATTGTATTTCAGGAGGATACGCTAGTGGAGGATATTCGAATTCGGCAAGGAAACGGTCGTTCCGAGCAATATGCTCGGTAAACGGACCACAGCAAGACGCAACAATCAACCATCAACAACCAGAAGTCACTTTCACACACGCCGACTTCAACTCCAGCATACAAAATTTAGACGACCCTGTGGTAGTCACCCTTCAGCTAGGGGATCTGTTAGTAAAAAAAGTGCTCTTGGATCCCGGGAGCAGTGCCGATGTTCTGTTCTACTCCACATTTCAAAAAATGAAGCTCAGCGACAACATGCTACAATCCACAGGAGGAGACTTGGTCGGATTCTCAGGAGAACGAGTTCCAATACAAGGAtcagtgtggttacaaaccacactgggTGAGCATCCTCTTTCAAAAACTAATGATATTCAATATTTAGTTGTTGATTGTTTCAGTCCATATAACCTTATTCTTGGCCGACCTTTCTTGAACAAGTTCGGCGCCATTGTTTCTACAGTTCATCTCTGTGTTAAGTTTCCACTACAGGACGATCAGGTTGTAACAATCCACGGGGATCATAAAGAGGCACGACAATGTTACAACATCAGCATGAAATTCCAAAACCGCTCCACTTAACAAGTCAACAATGTCGACCTCAAGCAAAACGGCCACTCACTAGCCGACCTTGACCCAAGAGCTGATTTTCTCGAACGACCACAACCTTCCGACGACCTACAAAAAGTCTATTTTaagcagaagaaaagaaaactcgGAGAGGAGAAAAAGAAAGCGTCACTAGAAGAAACCCAAAAGCTCATCAACGCAGAATTTATCAAAGAAATCAGATTCACTACCTGGTTAGCcaatgtggtaatggtaagaaaacaaaacggtaagtggcgcatgtgcgtcgacttcacTAATTTAAACAAAGCATTCCCAAAGGATTCTTACCCTCTACCATCCATAGACTCTTTAGTAGATAACACCTCAGGTTATGCTactttaagttttatggatgcgTATTCAGGGTATAATCAAATACTCATGCACCCCTCCGATCAAAATAAAACGGCTTTTATCACTGATTTCGGTAACTATTGTTATAAAgttatgccatttggattaaagaACGCATGTGCAACTTACCAATGCCTTATGGATAAAGTGTTCGCTAAATAGATCGGCAGAAATATCGAAGTCTATGTCGATGACATGGTCGCCAAAACAAAAGTCGGACATAGTCACATCAGCGACCTTACAGAAATCTTCGGCCAGATTCGCCAGTACAATATGCACCTCAACCCCGAGAAATGTGCATTCTCCGTTCAAGGGGGTAAGTTCTTAGGGTTCTTACTAACATGCAGGGGAATagaggcaaatccagataaatgccaaGCAGTGCTGGACATGGCCAGCCCTAAAATAGTCAAAGAAGTTCAGCGCCTCACAGGACGACTTGCCGCACTTTCCAGATTTGTTCCTTGCCTAGCATCCACTTCTATTCCTTTTTtccaaataattaaaaagaaaaatagattcGAGTGGAACGACGATTGTGAGAAAGCCTTTTCAAAACTAAAAACAACTCTCTCACAACCGCCGATTTTGCAAAAGCCCCTACAAGGGGAAGACTTATTTCTATATCTGTCAGTTACTGATTGGACGATAAGTTCGGCCCTTGTTACAGAAAGAAACAAAGTTCAGCATCCAATATATTTCGTCAGTAAAACTCTCCAGCACGCCAAGCTAAATTATCCACGGATAGAGAAGCTCGCCCTAGCACTGATATTTTCGGCCCGCCGTCTCCGACCTTACTTCCAGAGCCACGTTATACATGTCAGAACCGATCACCCACTAAGACAAGTATTACACAAACCAGAAATTACAGGAAGACTTATAAAATGGGCAGCCAAATTATCTGAGTTCGATATCAGATACCAATCCAGAGGACCAATCAAGTCCCAATTCCTGGCAGATTTCATCGCCGAGCTCACAATACTATCAGAAGAAGATCATGCAAAACAATGGACTTTGTATGTAGACGGCTCTTCAAATAATGGGGGCTGCGGAGCAGGAATCCGCCTGGAGGCCGAGGACGGATTCATATTGGAACATTCAATACGCTTAGCTTTCAAAGCCAGCAACAACCAATCCGAATATGAAGCATTAATTGCTGGACTCCGACTTTGTCTAGATCTCCAAATCTCGGCGATCAAGGTATATTGTGATTCTTTATTAGTGGTACAGCAGGTAAACGACCTTTTTCAGGTAAAAGATCCTCTCCTCTCTAAATATCTGCTATTAGTAAAGAAATTATCAACAAAATTTGCCAAATTTGAAATAGAACATATACCACGCGAACAAAATCAAAGAGCAGACATCTTATCTAAACTCGGCAGTACACAGTCCGAGTTATCTACACTGCAACAGTTCACCATAACATCACCCACTGTTACTCTGACAAATATGTTAAGTGTTACACAGGTAAAAGACTGGAGAGACGACTTTATACACTATCTACAAACAGGTGCTATACCAGAAGGGGTCGAGAACAATAAAAAGTTCCGACGACAAGCATCTTCCTTCACAATATTCAACGGGACACTGTACCGACGAGGTTATACTCGGCCTCTACTCAAATGCCTTAACAAATCGGAAGCTGAGATAGCATTAGCCGAGGCACATGAAGGAATCTGTGGCACACATACAGGTGCTCGGAGCTTAGCATCAAAGGTCctccgagctggattcttctgTCCTACTTTGAACCAGGACTGCCAACAAAAAATCCGGTCATGTAACAATTGCCAAAGACACGCACCACTGATACACATACCCGCAGAGCAATTACATCATTCAGACATCAGTTGGCCATTTAACAGATGGGGTTTAGATATACTCGGTCCGTTCCCTACGGCACCGGGCCAGGTAAAATTTCTCATTGTCGGCATTGATTATttctccaaatgggtggaagcccaACCTTTGGCAAAAATAACATCCCAGCAAATGATTTCATTCATTTGGAAAAACATTATTTGCCGTTTCGGCATACCTCAACATATCATAACTGACAATGGTCACCAGTTCGCCGATCAGAAATTTCAATCTTTTTTGCAGAATCTCAAAATAAAACAGCATTTCGCTTCTGTTGAACATCCTCAAACAAATGGACTAGCTGAGGCCGCAAATAAGGTCATCCTACATGCACTCAAAAAGAAGCTAGATAATGCCAAAGGGCTCTGGGCCGTGCTTATACCTGAAGTCCTTTGGGGATACAACATCACCCAACAAACATCAACAAAGGAAACACCGTTCAGGCTTGTATATGGCTCCGAGGCTATAATACCACTGAAAATCTCCCAAAGCTCATTCAGAACACAGCTCGGCAATCAGGAAGAAGCTCGGAAAACCGGACTCGATACCATCGAAGAAGTCAGAAACATCGCAACATTAAGGCAACGCGCAGCACAACAAGCAGTAGCTCGCCAATACAACAAAACGGTTAAAAGCAGATCCTTCATGCAAGGAGACTTAGTACTTCGTAAAACGGAAACTGCTCGGAAACCAACCTCACATGGAAAGCTCGCAGCAAATTGGGACGGTCCATACCGAATATCAGAAGTTCTCGGCAATGGAGCATACATACTCGAAACAATAGATGGTAAACTACTACCCAATACCTGGAATGTATCCTCCCTAAAGAAGTTCTATAGTTGAAAGTCAGGGACATgctagtactctttttcctactaccaagtTTTTGTCCCaaagggttttgcttggagaggttttaacgaggctagcctacctgcAAATTTGTATTCAAAATAAATACAAGTTTATCATCAATAACACCTAAttctattcaatcatgtaatCTATCTTTCTCATTACTACCAATTATCAATATAGCTCGAAAAATGACAATCATCGTCTAAAATCGCAACCTGCCACTACTCGGTAGTTTTCTCAAACCAAAATGAAATATCCTCATTTCCTATTAATCAACAAACAGCTTTTCCCCTAAACGGAAAACACTACCATTCAAACACATTCAAATCCATAACAATATCCAAAAAACAAACATCAAAGTTCAAATAGCTATCCATTacagaataaaacaaaataaccaACAAAACAAAAAACTACACATTATCAGCCTGATCTTCAACGTCACCATCATCTTCGACCATCTTGCCATCACGAACGACTTTTCCAGGGTCCATCCCGGACAGATCAGCCTCTGGCGCCAAAAACTTCGCCTGTAACAAAGCCCTTTCAAACCCCTCAACAAAAGAATCCAGAATTTCATCAACCTTTTTCTTCTCCAACTCCTTTAATTGGGCAGCCACCTCAATTAGATGAGATTGTATACTCGCCAaatcacttttctttttctttaaatccTCCACATCCTTAGCATAACTATCTTTAGTCTCCTTCAATAACTTCTCAGTCTCAGTTAAACGCGCCTGAAGCTCGGCAGCAGCACTTTTTCTTCAAAACAGAAACCTCTCCTTTCTCGGTAACAACTCTCTTATACTTCAACTCTTGGCTACGCCCAAGACTCGCAAGGCACAGACCAACAACCTAACAAGAAAGCAATAAAGCAAAGTTTATAAGACTACCAAAGAGAAAACGGAAATAAAACAAACACGGTCACCCATTACCTGCATATACTGCCCAATAGCCATATCCCCGACCTCCTTTGCAAGAGAAACATCAGCCGACGATTGACAATACTCGTCCACCACAGCCACATAAGGATACTCTTTTCCCCACACAGAAAATGCCTTACTCTGTTCAGAAATTTCATGGAGCCTTTTTTGATTACCCATAAAAGCTTGTATTTCCTCCAGAGGAACCCTAACTCCTTTTCATCAGAATCATCGGACAGCTCAACAAGGTCGGACTTCCTTCTCTTTTTCGCAATCACCTTCCTCCGACCTTGACGAGGTTGAGTAACTTCGCCAGTCCCAGCAATCTTCTCAGCATTAGAAGATGATACCTCCTTCTCCAGATTCTTATTTTTGAAACGTGTCCTAAGGGACGCAGCTGAAACACCGGAATATTTACCACCTGCAAAATACAAATAACATCAGATATATGACGAAAAGAAATAAACACATTAGCAACAACCCTATAACTCACCCAAATATGTTACAACAGCATCTTTATCCTCTTCCCACTTGAGAAGCTCATACATCGAAATCAGGTCTCCCCgaccaatattttcaacaagaaACTCAATCAAACAAACATTTCTCGGAGAAATAACTTCAGGTCCGAGTATATTTTAAGGTTCCGAGCACCAATACAATGGGAACTTCTCAGCCAGATTCTCGTCTACGAAAAAAGGAAAATCTTTTTCCAGACCTCTAACCTTGAAATACATCTCTTTAAAATCTTTGAAAGAAGATTTGTACAATCTGAAAATGACAAATCCAGGGGTGCTATTGAAATTTATCCAACCACCTTTCCACACCCCTTTGGCCTGAAATAACGAAAAGAACAGGTCCACAGACGGCACCTCCTCCAGAAATTCCATTAGAAGTTCAAAAGAACGAAGGAACGCCCACCCATTTGGATGAAGCTGCGACGGAGCACAGTTCAACTGTCTCAAAACCTGACATTCGAAATCAGTAAAGGGTAACCTAACTCTCAGCTCTTCAAGAACACAGCTGTACATATAGAAAAACTCAAAGCCTCTACCCCGGTGATAAACCCTATCATTAACACTACATGGCAGTAACTCAACCCCAACTCCAGAATTCTGCCTCACTACCTTACTCACATCCACCTCCTTAACCGCAGCCTCATCACAGAACAATGACACCCGAGACCTCACATCATCCCCAACCCAGTCATAAGGCTAATCTATCTTAACTTTCTTCTCCTTCTCAAACCCCATCAGAAACAGTAAAACAAACATGCAACCAAGAAATACAAAGAGACGAGGGAAGAAAGAAATCACAAGAACACAGACATAACCATACCTCTCTTGCTCATTCTTCAAACAGAAGCAGAAAACCAAAACGCCCAAATTCCAATTAGTAGAAATAATAAATCACAAACGAAAACGTTCCAAATATCACCCCTCAATCACATCAAACGGCGAAAAGAGCATTGGAAACCATCAAAATATTAATGAAGCTAccactctttctctctcctcaataaAAAATGGGCACGATTCCCCACGTGGCATAATACAAAGTTCATTTAATGAAGTACGTTGAACTGGAAGCTCACTCAGTAATCCACTTCACCGACTTATAACTCATCacaaaagctcaacctgcttcattaaaaaaCTTTCttcaggctaagcttgggggctgtgatatgGTCACCATTAATACGAGCTATAACTCGGCCTCATGACCGTTATTGGCAGTCACCATAACTCGTCATTTTCCGTTACTGCTCGGATCTTATGAGCTATAACTTGGTGACATCAATGCTCTTATCATAACCGACGTCTCAAACGGTATGATAAAATCGGTTACAAAACCAATCATCACAGAAACCGACGATTGATCACCCAAAATGTAACGGACGAAGAAATATCTATAAAAGAAAGGTAAAGTATCTCTTTGAAGGACAGTTCTGAATTTAACACtatactgacttaagcattggagtgcctttgcaggtaccctCCACCCTCTTTGTATTGCTTGTGCTCTCACACAAACAGCAAAGACAGGAAGCTCGGATTCTAAGAGACGGACATTCAACCTTGCAACCCATAGTTCGGCCGATTCCGAGGAATTGAAGCCGATCTATTCCCAGACAAGatcaattggcgcccaccgtggggccgagaagatcatattttttcttttggtccCATCACCTTCATTTGCATCCATGGCTGACGTGCCGCCTCCTCCACTATCTGAACTCATGCGAATGGTAGCTGAGCTACAGCAAGCCAATCAACGAATGGCCGACGAGAACCAAATAATGGCTGCCCAGATCGCCGAACTAAACCACGCTCGGATTGAGCACAACGATGCTCATCGCCAGCAGACAGAAAACGAGGAACATCAGTCCCAACCCTCTCATGTCTCGGAGACTGCTCGAGGCAAGGAGCAACAACccgaagatgaaaaagaagaggcTGACGACCTTGTAGGTcccttttttatatataaatttatttaaccaaaattatatataattttcggTGTCATTTATATAAATGATTGGTGACCGAGTTCATTTATTAAATTAGATGATAGATACTGAGATACATAATATAATAGCATGAGTTAATAGTTAAAATCGTCTCTGAAAAATACTTTTATCTTCATTTTTGTCctcgaaagataaagttaatcaaaatagTCTCCGAAAGATAACCGAGTTATCcacgttcgtccttccgtcatctTTCTCGTTGAGTTGGCTAACGTTGGTTGACGTGTGACGTTAACTGCCACCGTGGTAGACGTCTAGGTGTCCCCTGCTATCGCTGACAAGGTAACTATGCTGAAATAATTCAAATCAGTCCCTTAATGTTTGAACCCTAATTTTCAATTTGATGCTAAATAAGTCGTATTCAACAATCAGAGGTTGAAGATTCAACACATTCACAGTAATAGGTCTTTTAAATTGGACAAGTATTTCTTTATATACAGAGCCAAAGCTTCCGGTGCCAACTAGATTTGATGAAGAAAATTCGTTGGTTGCTTGATGTAGCTCTCCATAAGAAACCTTCAAATACCTATGTTCCAGTGATGGTGAAGAAGATAATGTTTTGGGATTTTTCCTCAAATAACAAATGCAGATGAAAACCATAAAAGATGCCGAAATCCCATTAATTACAATGATCAGGGTAATTTTAAAAGAACTCTTATATTTATGTGAAAGCAACTCAAAACATGGAGAGAGATTCAACTGAGGTATCTCACCACAGAGATTTTCGTTTTTGATGAGTGACATTGCCATGATATTTCTGAAGATTCCTCCTATTGGGACCCCACCATAAAGATGGTTAAAAGACAAgttcaaataattttaaaaagtcaGATTCTCAAGTTCATTTAGAATTGTGCTTGAGAAGTTGTTGATTGAGAAGTCTTTATTTCAAGATTTCTTAAAGAACCAAAAAACGAAGGTATACTTCCATTAAAGAAGTTTCTCGTCAATCAAAAGTCTGTTAAAGCAGAACAAGCACCAAGTTCCAGGGAAACTTCACCAAACAAATTATTTATATGTAGATATATTATGGAAAGTTGTTTCAAGTTACCAAAATCTGAAGGAACAGAACCGGTCAAGGCATTGATGGATAAATCAAGAGTTATTAAACCTTTTTGATACCCAAATGTATTATTGTGTATATTACCACTTAAGTAGTTTGTATCTGCAACAAATTTCTGCATCATGGTGCAGTATCTAAGGGTAAATGGAAGGCTTCCTTCTAACTTATTGATGCCACGATAGACTTCAGATAACATAGTAAAATTGTCAATTACACTAGGAATGTTACCAGATAACTTGTTCTGTTGCAAGTTCAATCTTGCTAGATTTTTAAGCTTTTCAACTGAATCTGGAATTGATCCGTCCTCAAGAGAATTCTGTGTCAAAATAAGTGTAGTCAAGCCGATTAAGTTCTCAATTATTTGAGGTATCCTCCCAGATATATGATTAACTCACATATTAAGTAAATAGAGATGGGTAGATAAGTTGCCTATGAGATCTGGCAATACATCAATTAGATTATTTGCCTTAAACACAACCTTTGCAATTGAGTACAATTGGTTAGTGAGGAAAGGAAATTCAAATCATGAGCTTATCCACTCCCAAGATTGTTATAGTCCATTATAAGTTACTGAAACTTGTTCAAGCCAATTCCTAAAGTAAGAGGAATTGGTCCTCTAAAACTATTTACTCCTATATCAAACACTTGCAACTGAGATAGGTTGGATATTGAAGATGGAAAAGTTCCGGTAAATTAGTTCAATGGAATAGTAAACTGGTGGAGATTGGGAAAAGCATGGTCTATATTTGAAGGAAGAGTACCCACTAATT carries:
- the LOC107640281 gene encoding uncharacterized protein LOC107640281; amino-acid sequence: MADVPPPPLSELMRMVAELQQANQRMADENQIMAAQIAELNHARIEHNDAHRQQTENEEHQSQPSHVSETARGKEQQPEDEKEEADDLVGPFTEEVMNFELPKRFTLPLTLTPYDGLGDPKKFLKKFRSIMIVNGASDTVLCHCFPNYLDGPALDWLCALPAGSISRFQQLAKLFEEHFAGSVIYLHDSDYLNTIKQGPNESLKDYMTRFTKVAISIPDLHPEVHLHAIKSGLRPGKFQETIAVAKPKTLAEFREKAKGQIDIEELRQAQKSDKSHFREDDKSSTPKKSFKLTLRFDSYTQFNTKREDIIKEILNSKLIKPPRKAGTYQDAKNVDKSKYCTFHQKHGHNTDDCVVAKDLLE